The following proteins come from a genomic window of Candidatus Omnitrophota bacterium:
- a CDS encoding PilZ domain-containing protein, translated as MTYPSSDRRRATRFHKALTLHYRLHGGEGEWKMVLLANLSTNGARFMSEDAFEVDTLLECLIGLPSAQRVEAIGRVVWNKKLGTQFVDYGVQFKYISAENKEALRTTLEELDHDRTR; from the coding sequence GTGACCTATCCTTCATCTGATCGCAGGCGAGCCACGCGCTTCCATAAGGCCCTGACCCTGCACTACCGTTTGCACGGCGGTGAAGGGGAATGGAAGATGGTGTTGCTTGCCAATCTCAGCACAAACGGCGCGCGTTTCATGAGCGAAGATGCATTTGAAGTGGATACGCTCCTGGAGTGCCTCATCGGATTGCCTTCCGCACAACGGGTGGAGGCCATCGGCAGGGTTGTCTGGAACAAAAAACTCGGCACCCAGTTTGTGGACTACGGCGTGCAGTTCAAGTACATCTCGGCAGAGAACAAAGAGGCTTTGCGAACGACCTTAGAGGAGCTCGACCATGACCGAACCCGTTGA